The following proteins are encoded in a genomic region of Corylus avellana chromosome ca4, CavTom2PMs-1.0:
- the LOC132177139 gene encoding multiple C2 domain and transmembrane region protein 5-like — MAKPKEDFSVKETSPNISATKDTMGPARASDLTEQMHFLFVKIVKARYLIGLADPYVELMLGNYKATTKFLEKKSNPEWDQVFAFKKERIQASEFEIVVKNRADLSTEIIGKLSFTISEAPLRVPPDSPLAPQWYRLEDKNKVKVKAELMLSVWMGTQTDEAFSSAWHSDSAAVGGDGIVHTRSEQYYSPKLWYLRVNVIDAQDLVLRDKNREIFVKATLGNLVFKTKTISPKNYDKHPTWNEDIMFVAAEPFDDDLVLSVEDKLQPNREESVCLGRCVIPLLDVEKRLDNTPASNQFYNLERPGGGEDQNQVKFASKLNMRISLDGGYHVLDESTHYSSDLRPTEKLLWRPVIGVFHLGILNATGLPAMKPKENRTDAYCVAKYGSRWERTRTIVDSFTPQWNEQYSWDVHDLCTVLVIGVFDNGHVQVGDSPAQRVFLHQRIGKVRIRLSTLATNRIYTLSYPLLVLQPRGAMKMGEIQLAFRFSCSSYVNMLHSYSKPLLPNMHYLSPLSVFQIDSLRHQAAYLISSRLTRAEPPLMKEVVEYMLDVGSQMWSIRKGKANYDRVTDLLNGFVAVIKGFEQIRNWRNTGVTVMVHILFWLVVFFDELIFPIMFVLLFLAGIWRHRKRPRNPPHLDTKLSRADTTNEEELDEEFDTFPSKKTGEVVRRRYDRLRSIGGRMQTVLGDLATQGERAQSLLSWQDPRATAIFVCFSLIAAILTYIIPNRFMIFLAGIYVLRHPRFRIDLPSVPHNFFRRLPAKTDSMF, encoded by the exons ATGGCAAAGCCAAAAGAAGATTTTTCTGTGAAGGAGACCTCGCCGAACATCAGCGCCACGAAGGACACAATGGGTCCCGCAAGGGCCTCCGATCTGACAGAACAAATGCACTTCTTGTTCGTGAAGATCGTCAAAGCCAGGTATCTGATAGGCCTTGCTGACCCTTACGTTGAACTGATGCTCGGCAACTACAAGGCCACCACTAAATTCCTTGAGAAGAAGTCAAACCCTGAATGGGATCAAGTCTTTGCTTTTAAGAAAGAACGGATTCAGGCTTCTGAATTTGAGATTGTAGTGAAGAACAGGGCTGACTTGTCCACTGAAATCATTGGTAAACTTTCCTTCACTATTTCCGAGGCCCCTTTGCGTGTTCCACCCGACAGTCCATTGGCGCCACAATG gtaTCGATTGGAGGACAAGAACAAGGTGAAGGTGAAGGCCGAGCTGATGTTATCTGTTTGGATGGGGACTCAGACGGACGAGGCTTTTTCCAGTGCTTGGCATTCGGATTCGGCAGCTGTTGGTGGTGATGGTATTGTTCATACGCGTTCCGAGCAATATTATTCACCTAAGCTTTGGTATCTTAGAGTTAATGTGATTGACGCGCAGGATTTGGTACTTAGAGATAAGAATAGGGAAATATTTGTGAAGGCTACACTTGGGAAtttggtttttaaaactaaGACGATATCACCAAAGAATTATGACAAGCACCCTACGTGGAATGAGGATATCATGTTTGTTGCAGCAGAACCTTTTGATGATGATTTGGTTTTGAGTGTGGAGGATAAGCTGCAGCCTAATAGGGAGGAAAGTGTGTGTTTGGGGAGGTGTGTAATTCCTTTGCTTGATGTTGAGAAGAGGCTGGACAATACTCCTGCCTCTAATCAGTTTTATAATCTTGAAAGGCCTGGAGGAGGTGAAGATCAAAATCAGGTGAAGTTTGCTAGTAAGCTTAACATGAGAATTTCTTTGGATGGTGGGTATCATGTTCTTGATGAATCCACACACTACAGCAGCGATCTCAGGCCAACTGAGAAGCTATTGTGGAGACCTGTCATTGGAGTTTTTCATCTGGGAATCTTGAATGCTACTGGGTTGCCGGCAATGAAGCCGAAAGAGAATAGAACAGATGCTTATTGTGTGGCTAAATATGGATCAAGGTGGGAGAGGACAAGAACAATAGTTGATAGTTTTACTCCACAATGGAACGAACAGTATAGTTGGGATGTTCATGATCTGTGTACTGTGCTTGTAATTGGAGTTTTTGATAATGGTCATGTACAAGTAGGAGATTCACCAGCTCAAAGGGTATTTTTACATCAAAGAATTGGGAAGGTGAGGATTCGGCTATCCACCCTTGCAACTAATCGGATCTACACACTTTCTTATCCACTTTTAGTCTTACAACCTCGTGGGGCAATGAAGATGGGAGAGATTCAATTGGCTTTCAGGTTTTCTTGTTCGTCTTATGTTAATATGCTACATAGTTATTCCAAACCGTTGCTTCCTAACATGCACTACCTTAGCCCTCTGTCTGTGTTTCAGATAGACAGTTTGAGGCACCAAGCTGCCTATTTGATTTCTTCGAGGTTGACTCGAGCCGAGCCGCCGCTAATGAAGGAGGTTGTTGAGTATATGCTTGATGTTGGATCACAAATGTGGAGCATACGGAAAGGCAAAGCCAATTATGATAGAGTCACTGATCTTTTGAATGGTTTTGTAGCTGTTATCAAAGGGTTTGAGCAGATACGCAATTGGAGAAATACTGGTGTAACCGTTATGGTTCACATCTTATTCTGGCTTGTGGTTTTCTTTGACGAATTGATATTTCCGATAATGTTTGTTTTGCTATTCTTGGCTGGGATTTGGCGGCACAGAAAGAGGCCAAGAAATCCTCCTCACTTGGATACCAAGTTGTCTCGTGCTGACACAACAAATGAGGAAGAATTGGATGAAGAATTTGATACATTTCCATCGAAGAAGACGGGTGAAGTTGTTAGAAGGAGATATGATCGATTGAGAAGCATTGGTGGGAGGATGCAGACGGTGCTTGGTGACTTGGCAACTCAAGGGGAGAGGGCTCAGTCACTGCTTAGCTGGCAGGATCCGAGAGCCACAGCTATCTTTGTATGTTTCAGTTTGATTGCTGCGATTCTCACATATATCATTCCTAACAGATTTATGATTTTTCTTGCGGGGATTTATGTGCTAAGGCATCCAAGATTCCGTATTGATCTTCCTTCGGTGCCCCATAACTTCTTTAGAAGGCTGCCTGCAAAAACAGATAGCATGTTTTGA
- the LOC132177666 gene encoding uncharacterized protein LOC132177666 — translation MSNSWVRALSVRKRHYGLVGLLDRSTSIRNRVTNPIPNVFKERDRLHSIAQSRHAIKITSESLFSGSFSNSNPRTSSIWNCCRSILSLPSPSLVQVTVGFCTLTENELSDSNSCNDASGHFEESHFDFEPDHGDDDVTKKKVKGMYRKPVDFTKVEVNLLPTVMIVGRPNVGKSALFNRLIRRREALVYNTPEDHVTRDIREGVAKLGDLRFRVLDSAGLETEASSGSILDRTSRMTANVLARSQIAVFLVDVRAGLHPLDMDVGKWLRRHAPGIKPIVAMNKSESLFDGSNSLKAAADEVYRLGFGDPIAISAETGLGMTELYEALKPMLEDYMLHVLNDEDNQGNSKESSPSEVEESKVPLQLAIVGRPNVGKSTLLNTLLQEERVLVGPEAGLTRDSIRAHFEFQGRTIYLVDTAGWLQRTKQEKGASSLSIMQSRKNLMRAHVVALVLDAEEIANARRSMSHDEVVIARRAVEEGRGLVVIVNKMDLLRGKQNHTSYAKVMEAVPQEIQTVIPQVTGIPVVFISALEGRGRIPVLSQVVDTYEKWCLRLSTASLNRWLRKVMSRHSWKHQVAQPKIKYFTQVKARPPTFVAFVSGKRQLLDTDLRFLTKSLKEDFDLGGIPIRIMQRSVSRKGADNTSKNSQSSGRLPDRIMSDKRGVSG, via the exons ATGTCTAACTCATGGGTTCGAGCCCTTTCTGTCCGTAAGAGGCATTATGGTCTTGTTGGTCTCCTCGATAGGAGCACCTCTATACGCAACCGTGTGACTAACCCAATCCCAAATGTCTTCAAAGAGAGAGACCGCCTTCATTCTATAGCACAGTCTCGTCATGCTATCAAGATCACATCAG agtCGCTATTTAGTGGTTCCTTTAGCAATAGCAACCCTAGGACATCTTCGATTTGGAATTGCTGCAGGTCAATCTTGAGCTTGCCTTCACCTAGTCTGGTTCAAGTTACAGTGGGATTTTGCACGCTGACTGAAAATGAACTGTCGGATTCTAATTCATGCAATGATGCAAGTGGCCATTTTGAAGAGTCACATTTTGATTTTGAACCTGATCATGGGGATGATGATGTTACTAAAAAGAAAGTTAAAGGCATGTATAGAAAACCAGTGGACTTCACGAAAGTTGAAGTAAATTTGCTTCCAACTGTAATGATTGTCGGGCGCCCAAATGTGGGCAAGTCAGCATTATTTAACCG cttaattcGGAGGAGGGAGGCTCTTGTATATAATACACCTGAGGATCATGTTACTCGGGATATACGAGAAGGTGTTGCCAAATTAGGTGATTTGCGATTTAGAGTATTGGATTCTGCTGGCTTAGAAACAGAAGCATCTTCAGGGTCTATTCTTGACAGAACTTCAAGAATGACTGCAAATGTGCTAGCAAGGTCTCAGATTGCAGTCTTCCTGGTAGATGTGAG AGCTGGACTTCATCCCCTTGATATGGACGTTGGAAAGTGGTTACGCCGACATGCTCCTGGAATCAAACCTATAGTAGCAATGAATAAATCTGAATCACTTTTTGATGGTAGTAACTCTCTTAAGGCAGCTGCTGATGAAGTCTATAGGTTAGGATTTGGGGATCCTATTGCTATATCTGCCGAGACTGGACTTGGTATGACAGAACTTTATGAAGCTCTTAAGCCTATGCTTGAAGATTATATGCTTCATGTCTTGAATG ATGAAGATAATCAGGGCAATAGCAAGGAAAGTAGTCCTAGTGAGGTTGAGGAAAGTAAGGTGCCATTACAGTTAGCAATTGTAGGACGGCCTAATGTTGGAAAGTCAACCTTGCTAAATACATTGTTACAAGAAGAACGTGTGTTGGTGGGTCCAGAAGCTGGTTTGACAAGAGATTCAATTAGAGCTCATTTTGAATTTCAAGGGAGAACAATATATCTG GTTGATACTGCAGGCTGGTTGCAGAGGACAAAACAGGAGAAAGGAGCATCATCTTTGAGCATTATGCAGTCAAGAAAGAATCTAATGAGGGCTCATGTAGTTGCTTTGGTCCTTGATGCAGAAGAG ATTGCAAATGCTAGAAGAAGTATGAGTCATGATGAAGTAGTTATAGCAAGACGAGCAGTGGAAGAAGGGCGCGGTTTGGTTGTGATCGTGAACAAGATGGATCTTCTAAGAGGAAAACAAAATCATACTTCATATGCGAAGGTCATGGAAGCTGTTCCTCAAGAAATTCAGACAGTTATACCCCAG GTGACAGGAATACCGGTTGTATTCATTTCAGCATTGGAGGGAAGGGGCCGGATACCTGTCTTAAGTCAGGTTGTTGATACATATGAAAAATGGTGTTTAAGATTGTCCACAGCTTCTCTGAATCGCTGGTTGCGTAAGGTAATGAGCAGGCATTCTTGGAAACATCAGGTTGCACAACCCAAGATCAAGTACTTCACCCAGGTGAAGGCCCGGCCACCCACTTTTGTTGCCTTTGTGAGTGGAAAGAGACAGCTCTTGGATACGGACCTCAGGTTCCTAACAAAGTCATTGAAGGAAGACTTCGATTTGGGTGGAATTCCCATTCGGATAATGCAGCGGTCTGTCTCAAGAAAAGGTGCAGACAACACTAGCAAGAACAGCCAATCTTCTGGCAGACTGCCTGACAGGATAATGTCCGACAAGAGAGGTGTCTCTGGTTGA
- the LOC132177667 gene encoding PHD finger protein ALFIN-LIKE 7 isoform X2 — translation MEGIPHPIPRTVEEVFQDFKGRRAGLIKALTNDVEKFYQQCDPEKENLCLYGLPNETWEVNLPVEEVPPELPEPALGINFARDGMQEKDWLSLVAVHSDSWLLAVAFYFGARFGFGKNERKRLFQMINDLPTIFEVVTGNVKQSKDQSATHNSSKSKLSGKTSRQSEPQPKGVKMSPPPKEEDESGEEDEEDDEQGATCGACGDNYGTDEFWICCDICERWFHGKCVKITPAKAEHIKQYKCPSCSNKRARV, via the exons ATGGAGGGAATACCGCATCCGATACCGAGAACAGTTGAGGAGGTCTTCCAAGACTTCAAGGGTAGACGCGCGGGTTTGATCAAGGCCCTCACGAATG ATGTCGAAAAGTTTTACCAGCAGTGCGATCCCG AGAAGGAGAACTTGTGTCTATATGGACTTCCAAATGAGACATGGGAAGTTAATCTGCCCGTTGAGGAAGTGCCTCCTGAGCTTCCTGAGCCAGCATTAGGTATTAACTTTGCTAGGGATGGGATGCAAGAAAAGGACTGGTTATCACTGGTTGCAGTTCACAGTGATTCGTGGTTGCTTGCTGTTGCATTCTATTTTGGTGCACGCTTCGGATTTGGTAAGAACGAAAG GAAGAGGCTTTTTCAGATGATAAATGATCTCCCAACCATATTTGAAGTTGTGACAGGCAATGTCAAGCAATCAAAGGACCAATCTGCTACTCACAACAGTAGCAAAAGCAAATTAAGTGGAAAGACG TCCCGACAATCTGAGCCCCAGCCCAAGGGAGTGAAGATGTCTCCTCCACCCAAGGAAGAGGATGAGAGTGgcgaagaagatgaagaagatgatgaacaGGGTGCAACTTGTGGGGCCTGTGGGGATAACTATGGTACTGACGAATTTTGGATTTGCTGTGATATTTGTGAGAGATGGTTCCATGGCAAATGTGTAAAAATTACACCTGCGAAGGCCGAGCATATCAAGCAGTACAAGTGCCCAAGTTGCAGTAACAAGAGGGCTAGAGTTTAA
- the LOC132177667 gene encoding PHD finger protein ALFIN-LIKE 7 isoform X1 has translation MEGIPHPIPRTVEEVFQDFKGRRAGLIKALTNDVEKFYQQCDPEKENLCLYGLPNETWEVNLPVEEVPPELPEPALGINFARDGMQEKDWLSLVAVHSDSWLLAVAFYFGARFGFGKNERKRLFQMINDLPTIFEVVTGNVKQSKDQSATHNSSKSKLSGKTQSRQSEPQPKGVKMSPPPKEEDESGEEDEEDDEQGATCGACGDNYGTDEFWICCDICERWFHGKCVKITPAKAEHIKQYKCPSCSNKRARV, from the exons ATGGAGGGAATACCGCATCCGATACCGAGAACAGTTGAGGAGGTCTTCCAAGACTTCAAGGGTAGACGCGCGGGTTTGATCAAGGCCCTCACGAATG ATGTCGAAAAGTTTTACCAGCAGTGCGATCCCG AGAAGGAGAACTTGTGTCTATATGGACTTCCAAATGAGACATGGGAAGTTAATCTGCCCGTTGAGGAAGTGCCTCCTGAGCTTCCTGAGCCAGCATTAGGTATTAACTTTGCTAGGGATGGGATGCAAGAAAAGGACTGGTTATCACTGGTTGCAGTTCACAGTGATTCGTGGTTGCTTGCTGTTGCATTCTATTTTGGTGCACGCTTCGGATTTGGTAAGAACGAAAG GAAGAGGCTTTTTCAGATGATAAATGATCTCCCAACCATATTTGAAGTTGTGACAGGCAATGTCAAGCAATCAAAGGACCAATCTGCTACTCACAACAGTAGCAAAAGCAAATTAAGTGGAAAGACG CAGTCCCGACAATCTGAGCCCCAGCCCAAGGGAGTGAAGATGTCTCCTCCACCCAAGGAAGAGGATGAGAGTGgcgaagaagatgaagaagatgatgaacaGGGTGCAACTTGTGGGGCCTGTGGGGATAACTATGGTACTGACGAATTTTGGATTTGCTGTGATATTTGTGAGAGATGGTTCCATGGCAAATGTGTAAAAATTACACCTGCGAAGGCCGAGCATATCAAGCAGTACAAGTGCCCAAGTTGCAGTAACAAGAGGGCTAGAGTTTAA